In one window of Bos taurus isolate L1 Dominette 01449 registration number 42190680 breed Hereford chromosome 4, ARS-UCD2.0, whole genome shotgun sequence DNA:
- the LOC100336368 gene encoding uncharacterized protein — protein sequence MRLGQPVPGHAELTPSHPLLGSSQLILGSQLKLHSKGHLAPPSARASSAVPRALCEVSPTSTEVQVSCMSASRLKDKVQAPHLHCLIPPWPDSTSKRIIWEGSSGLPLPVRAALHPAAPSSCSQHISLCSEQPPAHLFFYQQN from the exons TCCCAGGACACGCTGAACTgactccctcccaccctctgctgggctccagccaactcatcctcggGTCTCAGCTCAAACTCCACTCTAAAGGCCATCTCGCCCCTCCCAGCGCCCGGGCCTCCTCTGCAGTCCCACGTGCGCTGTGTGAAGTCTCCCCGACCAGCACGGAAGTCCAGGTGAGCTGCATGAGTGCCTCTAGGCTGAAGGACAAGGTTCAAGCCCCACATCTACACTGCCTCAT TCCACCTTGGCCAGACTCAACTAGCAAGCGGATCATCTGGGAAGGCTCATCAGGACTGCCCCTTCCCGTGCGGGCTGCCCTCCACCCTGCCGCGCCCAGCTCCTGCAGCCAACACATCAGCCTCTGCTCAGAGCAGCCTCCAGCTCACCTGTTCTTCTATCAGCAAAATTAG